One window of Microbacterium sp. Root61 genomic DNA carries:
- a CDS encoding ABC transporter permease encodes MKFYLRRFTFYVVTLWAAISLNFLLPRLLPGDPAQIMIGKLRRASGGRPISQETIDSIKALLGADDTPLWQQYLNYWGRLLHGDLGISSTRYPASVGELIAQALPWTVILVGVATVISFVLGIVVGAWVGWRRGTWLDHLVPITTIFQSIPYFWLALVLVAIFSVNLGWLPIIGGYDVFEFPGGPEWSWAFVGSAITHAILPAVTIVLSSVGGWLLGMRNMMVSTLSEDHVVTAEAKGLRPRRIRTAYASRIAQIPSLAGFGIALGFVVAGSIVMEQVFSYPGIGKLMIQSVQGLDYALMQGVFLVITITVLAANFIMDLIYGFIDPRARHNG; translated from the coding sequence ATGAAGTTCTATTTGAGGCGGTTCACCTTCTATGTGGTGACCCTGTGGGCGGCCATCTCGCTGAACTTCCTGCTGCCGCGCCTCCTGCCGGGGGATCCGGCGCAGATCATGATCGGAAAACTGCGAAGGGCCAGCGGAGGCCGGCCCATCTCGCAGGAGACGATCGACTCGATCAAGGCGCTGCTCGGCGCGGACGACACACCGCTGTGGCAGCAGTACCTGAATTACTGGGGGCGCCTGCTGCACGGCGACCTCGGGATCTCCTCGACGCGGTATCCGGCATCCGTCGGCGAATTGATCGCCCAGGCCCTGCCGTGGACCGTCATCCTGGTGGGAGTCGCGACGGTGATCTCGTTCGTCCTGGGCATCGTCGTCGGTGCCTGGGTGGGATGGCGGCGCGGCACGTGGCTGGACCACCTGGTGCCGATCACGACGATCTTCCAGTCGATCCCGTACTTCTGGCTGGCACTCGTGCTCGTCGCGATCTTCTCGGTGAACCTGGGCTGGCTGCCCATCATCGGCGGCTACGACGTCTTCGAGTTCCCCGGCGGCCCGGAATGGAGCTGGGCGTTCGTGGGCAGCGCCATCACCCACGCGATCCTTCCGGCCGTCACGATCGTGCTGTCCTCGGTGGGCGGCTGGCTGCTGGGGATGCGCAACATGATGGTCTCCACGCTCTCCGAGGACCACGTCGTCACGGCGGAGGCGAAGGGCCTCAGACCCCGCCGCATCCGTACCGCGTACGCCTCCCGCATCGCGCAGATCCCGTCGCTCGCCGGCTTCGGCATCGCGCTCGGCTTCGTCGTGGCCGGCTCGATCGTGATGGAGCAGGTGTTCAGCTACCCGGGCATCGGCAAGCTCATGATCCAGTCGGTGCAGGGGCTGGACTACGCGCTGATGCAGGGCGTCTTCCTGGTCATCACGATCACCGTGCTCGCCGCGAACTTCATCATGGATCTGATCTACGGCTTCATCGACCCGAGGGCCCGACACAATGGCTGA
- a CDS encoding ABC transporter substrate-binding protein, with amino-acid sequence MIRRSKRSLAVAIAAGATALSLALAGCSPSGGSSSGADRPLRVWAGSATPVNENFNPFNLDSAVHATFGPIYEPLFFFNQLSSDPPVGLLGDSYEISEDGTVVTVTLKPDLKWNDGEALTAADVVFTMGYGPNKSVDMVSAEAPDDTTVVLTYSKPHFTGLSLTLGSTWIVPEHVWGKITDYMAETNPKPIGSGPYMLKTFSDAAYTVEANPNFRDGEPAVKEVQYIGIDSNQSSQDLLATGKLDWVGQFIANPDAVTGKGVISTLNLQQDPTVLVTCSSAEQGCTGAQTDPAVRQAINVALDRSTIREKAFAGLAGESNPAFLLLPRDEAWLSDPSLETSPQSPNAAEAGAILEAAGYAKGSDGFYGKDGETIDLDLFSPDGWTDYNDAAKLIAEQAGEAGIKITPRTVSDADYWTPISSGDFQMALYGLAASLVADPYSTYHEYFEGVSTAKVGEDPVSGQNYSRYSNPVADAAIVAAGATNDEATKQAAYATVQTEIARDLPYIPVVLNASQSFFNTKDFTGWPSESDLYAVPLPYTSVASAIVLTHLKPVK; translated from the coding sequence ATGATTCGTCGATCGAAGCGCTCTCTCGCCGTGGCCATCGCCGCCGGCGCGACCGCTCTGTCTCTCGCTCTCGCCGGCTGCAGTCCGTCCGGCGGTTCCTCGAGCGGCGCTGACCGCCCGCTGCGGGTGTGGGCCGGCAGTGCCACTCCCGTCAACGAGAACTTCAACCCGTTCAACCTCGACTCGGCCGTGCACGCGACTTTCGGACCGATCTACGAGCCGCTGTTCTTCTTCAACCAGCTCTCCAGCGACCCGCCCGTCGGTCTGCTCGGCGACAGCTACGAGATCAGCGAGGACGGCACCGTCGTCACGGTGACCCTCAAGCCCGATCTGAAGTGGAACGACGGCGAGGCGCTGACCGCCGCCGACGTGGTCTTCACGATGGGCTACGGCCCGAACAAGAGCGTCGACATGGTCTCGGCAGAAGCGCCGGATGACACCACCGTCGTCCTGACCTACTCCAAGCCGCACTTCACCGGGCTCTCGCTCACCCTCGGCTCCACGTGGATCGTGCCCGAGCACGTGTGGGGCAAGATCACCGACTACATGGCGGAGACGAACCCGAAGCCGATCGGCAGCGGTCCGTACATGCTGAAGACGTTCTCGGATGCCGCGTACACCGTCGAGGCGAACCCGAACTTCCGTGACGGCGAGCCCGCCGTGAAAGAGGTCCAGTACATCGGCATCGACAGCAACCAGTCCTCGCAGGATCTCCTGGCCACCGGCAAGCTCGACTGGGTCGGCCAGTTCATCGCCAACCCGGACGCCGTCACCGGCAAGGGCGTGATCTCCACGCTCAACCTGCAGCAGGACCCGACCGTCCTGGTGACGTGCTCCTCGGCCGAACAGGGCTGCACGGGTGCGCAGACCGATCCCGCCGTGCGTCAGGCGATCAACGTCGCGCTGGACCGCTCGACCATCCGCGAGAAGGCCTTCGCCGGTCTCGCCGGGGAGAGCAACCCCGCGTTCCTGCTCCTCCCGCGCGATGAGGCGTGGCTGAGCGACCCGTCGCTGGAGACGAGCCCGCAGAGCCCGAACGCCGCAGAGGCCGGGGCGATCCTCGAGGCCGCCGGCTACGCCAAGGGATCGGACGGCTTCTACGGCAAGGACGGCGAGACGATCGATCTGGACCTGTTCTCGCCGGATGGATGGACCGATTACAACGACGCCGCCAAGCTGATCGCCGAGCAGGCCGGAGAGGCGGGGATCAAGATCACCCCGCGCACCGTGTCGGACGCCGACTACTGGACGCCGATCTCCAGCGGTGACTTCCAGATGGCGCTCTACGGCCTCGCGGCGAGCCTCGTCGCGGACCCGTACTCGACGTACCACGAGTACTTCGAGGGTGTATCGACGGCGAAGGTGGGAGAGGACCCGGTCTCGGGTCAGAACTATTCCCGCTACTCCAACCCCGTGGCGGATGCCGCGATCGTGGCCGCCGGTGCGACCAACGACGAAGCGACCAAGCAGGCGGCATACGCGACGGTCCAGACGGAGATCGCCCGCGACCTCCCCTACATCCCCGTGGTCCTGAACGCCTCCCAGTCGTTCTTCAACACGAAGGACTTCACCGGATGGCCCAGCGAGAGCGACCTGTACGCGGTGCCGCTGCCGTACACGTCGGTGGCCAGCGCCATCGTGCTCACGCATCTGAAGCCCGTCAAGTAG
- a CDS encoding aspartate kinase produces MALIVQKYGGSSVADAESIKRVAKRIVDNRRAGHEVVVAVSAMGDTTDELLDLANQVAPIPAPRELDMLLSSGERISMALLAMAIHSMGFEARSFTGSQAGMITDATHGAARIVDVTPIRLREALDEGAIVIVAGFQGFNRDTRDITTLGRGGSDTTAVALAAALDADVCEIYSDVDGIFTADPRVVPKARKLDRVSSEEMLELAANGAKVLYIRAVEYARRHGVLIHARSTFSSSEGTYVLNEKQRSRYLDQGEHMEEPIVAGVATDLSQAKITVIGVPDVPGKAAEIFKIIAKSGANVDMIVQNVSAAATGRTDISFTLPKSEAAIALRALAGEQAEVGFESLVHDDQIGKLSVVGAGMRTHSGVSATLFEALSIAGVNIEMISTSEIRISVVVRGDDLVAAARVVHTAYGLDGDDEAVVHAGTGR; encoded by the coding sequence GTGGCGCTGATCGTGCAGAAATACGGCGGTTCATCCGTCGCCGATGCGGAGAGCATCAAACGTGTCGCCAAGCGCATCGTCGACAACCGACGCGCGGGCCACGAGGTCGTCGTGGCCGTGAGCGCCATGGGCGACACGACCGATGAGCTGCTCGACCTGGCGAACCAGGTGGCGCCGATTCCCGCGCCGCGCGAGCTCGACATGCTGCTGTCCAGCGGAGAGCGCATCTCGATGGCGCTGCTGGCGATGGCCATCCACTCGATGGGCTTCGAGGCGCGCTCCTTCACGGGCAGCCAGGCCGGGATGATCACGGATGCCACGCACGGCGCCGCACGCATCGTCGATGTCACCCCGATCCGGCTGCGCGAAGCGCTGGACGAGGGCGCGATCGTCATCGTCGCCGGCTTCCAGGGCTTCAACCGCGACACCCGCGACATCACGACCCTCGGTCGCGGCGGCTCGGACACCACCGCCGTCGCGCTCGCCGCGGCGCTGGACGCCGACGTGTGCGAGATCTACAGCGACGTCGACGGCATCTTCACCGCCGACCCCCGGGTCGTGCCGAAGGCCCGCAAGCTCGACCGCGTCTCCAGTGAGGAGATGCTGGAGCTCGCCGCCAATGGGGCCAAGGTCCTGTACATCCGCGCCGTCGAATACGCCCGCCGGCATGGCGTGCTCATCCACGCGCGGTCCACCTTCAGTTCGAGCGAGGGCACCTACGTCCTCAATGAGAAGCAGCGTTCCCGCTACCTGGATCAGGGAGAGCACATGGAAGAGCCCATCGTCGCCGGAGTCGCCACCGACCTCAGCCAGGCGAAGATCACGGTCATCGGCGTCCCCGACGTCCCCGGTAAGGCCGCCGAGATCTTCAAGATCATCGCGAAGTCCGGCGCGAACGTCGACATGATCGTGCAGAACGTGTCCGCCGCCGCGACAGGACGCACCGACATCTCCTTCACTCTGCCCAAGTCGGAGGCCGCCATCGCTCTCCGCGCCCTCGCGGGGGAGCAGGCCGAGGTCGGGTTCGAGAGCCTCGTGCACGACGACCAGATCGGCAAGCTGTCGGTCGTCGGTGCCGGAATGCGCACCCACTCGGGGGTCTCGGCGACGCTGTTCGAGGCGCTGTCGATCGCGGGCGTCAACATCGAGATGATCTCGACGTCCGAGATCCGCATCTCCGTCGTCGTCCGAGGCGATGACCTGGTGGCCGCCGCGCGTGTCGTGCACACCGCCTACGGGCTCGACGGCGATGACGAGGCCGTCGTGCACGCCGGCACCGGCCGCTGA
- a CDS encoding DMT family transporter translates to MSAAVARFDTRAWILFAAMALLWGMPYLFIKQAVDSYTPASVVAGRTLIAALLLLPFALRQKALRPAFGKIGWVLAFGAIEMAGPFLLLGHAEQTLPSGLTGLLVATVPLFAAVIAVLGGDRAVLRPSRMIGLALGFAGVAVIVAGPGLAVGGTAGLLALGEVLLVAVCYATAPFIVAHKLKGIPALGTITISLAAVGLFYLPIALFTQHEVPTMESTAALVALAVLCTAVAFMVFFALIARVGPVRAPLFTYVNPVVAILLGVVILGEQITLGLIIGFPLVILGCWLAATGGTFRPRKQAVIGGDLPPIPPG, encoded by the coding sequence ATGAGCGCCGCCGTCGCGCGCTTCGACACCCGCGCCTGGATCCTCTTCGCGGCGATGGCCCTCCTGTGGGGCATGCCGTATCTGTTCATCAAGCAGGCCGTCGACTCGTACACACCGGCATCCGTCGTCGCGGGTCGCACGCTCATCGCGGCGCTCCTGCTGCTCCCGTTCGCCCTGCGCCAGAAGGCACTGCGCCCCGCGTTCGGCAAGATCGGGTGGGTGCTCGCATTCGGTGCGATCGAGATGGCCGGGCCGTTCCTGCTGCTGGGGCACGCCGAGCAGACGCTGCCCTCGGGCCTCACCGGACTCCTGGTCGCGACCGTCCCGCTGTTCGCGGCGGTGATCGCTGTGCTCGGCGGTGATCGCGCCGTCCTGCGGCCCTCCCGCATGATCGGTCTCGCGCTCGGCTTCGCCGGCGTCGCGGTGATCGTCGCCGGGCCCGGACTCGCGGTCGGCGGCACCGCCGGTCTGCTCGCACTCGGCGAGGTGCTGCTGGTCGCTGTCTGCTACGCAACCGCGCCATTCATCGTCGCGCACAAGCTGAAGGGCATTCCGGCGCTCGGTACGATCACGATCTCGCTGGCCGCGGTCGGACTGTTCTACCTGCCCATCGCCCTGTTCACCCAGCACGAGGTGCCGACGATGGAGAGCACGGCGGCACTCGTCGCGCTCGCGGTGCTGTGCACAGCCGTCGCCTTCATGGTCTTCTTCGCGCTCATCGCCCGCGTCGGCCCCGTGCGCGCCCCGCTGTTCACGTACGTCAACCCGGTCGTCGCGATCCTGCTCGGCGTGGTGATCCTGGGGGAGCAGATCACCCTCGGCCTCATCATCGGCTTCCCGCTCGTCATCCTGGGCTGCTGGCTGGCCGCCACCGGAGGCACGTTCCGGCCGCGCAAGCAGGCTGTCATCGGAGGCGATCTGCCGCCGATCCCACCCGGCTGA